DNA from Amorphoplanes friuliensis DSM 7358:
TGATCATTCCCGCGGCCCTGCTCGTCGACGCCGAGGCCGCGGAGGCCGTACCGGACGATGCGACCGGGGAGATGCCCGCGATCGCCGGAGGGGTGGGACGGTCATGACCTGGGAAGAGACCTGGTACGACGAGGACAGCGGCCCGCTGGTGCGCCTCTACGCGCGGGCCGGTAACGGGGCCCCCACCGGCGCCCCGGACGACTTCGAGCTCAACGCGCTGATCTCCCGGGGCGCCCACCCGGCGTCCGCGGAGCTGTCGCCGGTCGAGTCGGCGATCGTGCGCCTGGTCGTCGTTCCCCTGTCGGTGTCCGAGATCGCGGCCGAGGTCGATCTGCCGCTGGGCGAGGTGCGTACGCTTCTGCGCGGCCTGCACGACGGCGGGCTCATCGAGGTACGCCGCCCCGCCGACTCCATGCCGCACGTCCTTGAGCAACTGCTCACCGGGCTGCGCTCGCTCTGAGGGACCGGAGACAACCCATGTCACGACGTACGTTCTCCGTGGTCGTCCTCGACTCGCTGCTGAGCCTGGCCACCAAGCTCCAGTCCGGACCGATGCCCGAGCCGCGCGTCCGGACCGCCGGCGCCACCCGCGGCCGGCTGTGGCGCATCCTGATGGTGGCCGGCGTGCTCGCCGCACTGGGCGGGGCCGCGCTGGTGGTCACCGTCCTCATCCGCACGCCCGAAGGCTCGGCCGGCCGGCCCGAGACGGCGGCGGGCCTGCCCGGTCCGCCGATCCCACCCGCCGGTACGGACGCTGTCGAGCCCTCAGCTGTTCCCACGACCCGCCCGGTCCCCACCCTGACACTGCCGTCGTCGGTGGCCACCTCCGCGTCGTCGCGGCCGCCCACCACCTCACCCAGCGCCGGCCGCGGATCGTCCACACCGGAATCGGCCGTCGTGCCGTTGACCGCCCGCTACACCACGTCGTCGGTCACGGCCGGCCTGCTCGGCTACCACCTCGACGTCACCATCACGAACCCGGCCCCGCGCGCTCACACGGACTGGCGCCTGGTCGTCACCCTGCCCCGCTCGACCCTGTCGGTGTCCGGCGTCTCCGGCGCGACCGCCACCCAGGACGGCGCGGCGTGGACGTTCACCCCCGACGACACGACGTCCCGCGTAGCCCCGCGCGCCTCCGTCACCGTCAGTTTCAACGTCAACGGCGCCACACTCCTCAACGCGGCCCCGACCGACTGTCAGATCGACAACACCCCCTGCACCACCTGACGTGATGATTGCGTCATTACATTGTCGGATGTGCTGATTCCCACGCCGAGTCTCACCGCAGCCGACCGGGTGGTCCTGGCCAGCGTTGACGAGATGCGGGACCGTCTTCGTCACCAGGTGCAGGATCGCCCCGGAAAGTCGACCTCGGGATTGCGGAAGTTCCTGACCGCTGATGCCGTTGCCGCGTCGAACTCGATCGAGGGGTTCCGGGTCAGCACGCAGGATGTCCAGGATCTGATGGACGGCGAGCGGGACGTCGACGTGTCCGACGAGAACCGTAGGGAAACGCTCGCCTA
Protein-coding regions in this window:
- a CDS encoding DUF742 domain-containing protein, translating into MTWEETWYDEDSGPLVRLYARAGNGAPTGAPDDFELNALISRGAHPASAELSPVESAIVRLVVVPLSVSEIAAEVDLPLGEVRTLLRGLHDGGLIEVRRPADSMPHVLEQLLTGLRSL
- a CDS encoding cellulose binding domain-containing protein; this translates as MSRRTFSVVVLDSLLSLATKLQSGPMPEPRVRTAGATRGRLWRILMVAGVLAALGGAALVVTVLIRTPEGSAGRPETAAGLPGPPIPPAGTDAVEPSAVPTTRPVPTLTLPSSVATSASSRPPTTSPSAGRGSSTPESAVVPLTARYTTSSVTAGLLGYHLDVTITNPAPRAHTDWRLVVTLPRSTLSVSGVSGATATQDGAAWTFTPDDTTSRVAPRASVTVSFNVNGATLLNAAPTDCQIDNTPCTT